A portion of the Lolium rigidum isolate FL_2022 chromosome 1, APGP_CSIRO_Lrig_0.1, whole genome shotgun sequence genome contains these proteins:
- the LOC124682450 gene encoding pectinesterase-like gives MAPTSPSSAARLLLVLSLSVLLTSAHQLAPSPVPRSKQATAGISPELVSTLRETLDAVRDVVSIISAFPVVGGILGGGDLRLSSAVADCLDLLDLSADELSWSMSAASPAASAAGAGDAVGTGDAHADLRAWLSGALGNQGTCKEGLDDTGSPLGSLVSVGLQAVTSLLGDGLGQVVTGQAATVSSSRSARGRGLSQLGQGAPRWLGRRERRLLQMAVGPGVMAVDAVVAKDGSGNFTTVGAALDAAPSESAGRHVIYVKRGVYAETVEVKKKKWNVMLVGDGMGATVITGRLNYVDGYSTFRTATVAVNGKGFIARDMTFENTAGPAKHQAVALRCDSDLSVFYRCAFEGHQDTLYAHSLRQFYRDCLVTGTVDFVFGNAAAVFQNCTLLARAPLPDQKNSVTAQGRVNGSMNTGFAFQFCNVSAHDDLLRALQSNQTGKPTQTYLGRPWKAFSQVVFMQSYIGAVVRPEGWLAWEGQFALDTLYYGEYMNTGPGAAVAGRVKWPGYHVMTSPAEASNFTVAEFIEGNMWLPPTGVRFTSGLAS, from the exons ATGGCACCGACGTCTCCGAGCTCCGCAGCCcggctcctcctcgtcctctccCTCAGCGTCCTCCTCACCAGCGCGCACCAGCTGGCCCCGTCGCCCGTGCCACGCTCCAAGCAGGCGACGGCCGGCATTTCCCCCGAGCTGGTGTCGACGCTGCGGGAGACGCTGGACGCGGTTCGGGACGTGGTGTCCATCATCTCGGCCTTCCCCGTCGTCGGCGGCATCCTGGGCGGCGGCGACCTGCGGCTGTCCTCCGCCGTGGCCGACTGCCTCGACCTCCTGGACCTCTCCGCCGACGAGCTGTCGTGGTCGATGTCCGCCGCCTCGCCGGCCGCGAGCGCCGCGGGAGCTGGGGACGCCGTCGGCACGGGGGATGCGCACGCGGACCTGCGGGCGTGGCTGAGCGGCGCGCTGGGCAACCAGGGCACCTGCAAGGAGGGGCTGGACGACACCGGGTCGCCCCTCGGCTCGCTCGTGTCGGTCGGGCTCCAGGCCGTCACGTCGCTGCTGGGGGACGGGCTCGGCCAGGTCGTCACCGGGCAGGCCGCCACCGTGTCGTCGTCCCGCAGCGCGCGCGGCCGCGGGCTGTCCCAGCTGGGACAGGGGGCGCCGCGGTGGCTGGGCCGCAGGGAGCGGCGGCTGCTGCAGATGGCGGTGGGCCCCGGCGTGATGGCGGTGGACGCCGTGGTGGCCAAGGACGGGAGCGGCAACTTCACGACGGTGGGCGCGGCCCTGGACGCGGCGCCGTCGGAGAGCGCGGGGCGGCACGTGATCTACGTGAAGCGAGGCGTGTACGCGGAGACGGTGgaggtgaagaagaagaaatggAACGTGATGCTGGTCGGCGACGGGATGGGCGCCACGGTCATCACCGGCCGGCTCAACTACGTCGACGGGTACTCGACGTTCCGCACCGCCACCGTCG CCGTGAACGGCAAGGGGTTCATCGCGCGGGACATGACGTTCGAGAACACGGCGGGGCCGGCGAAGCACCAGGCGGTGGCGCTGCGGTGCGACTCGGACCTCTCCGTCTTCTACCGCTGCGCCTTCGAGGGGCACCAGGACACGCTCTACGCGCACTCGCTCCGCCAGTTCTACCGCGACTGCCTCGTCACCGGCACCGTCGACTTCGTCTTCGGCAACGCCGCCGCCGTGTTCCAGAACTGCACCCTCCTCGCCCGCGCGCCGCTCCCGGACCAGAAGAACTCCGTCACGGCGCAGGGCCGCGTCAACGGCTCCATGAACACCGGCTTCGCCTTCCAGTTCTGCAACGTCTCCGCGCACGACGACCTCCTCCGCGCGCTGCAGAGCAACCAGACCGGCAAGCCCACCCAGACCTACCTCGGCCGGCCCTGGAAGGCCTTCTCCCAGGTGGTGTTCATGCAGTCCTACATCGGCGCCGTGGTGAGGCCCGAGGGGTGGCTCGCGTGGGAGGGGCAGTTCGCGCTCGACACGCTCTACTACGGGGAGTACATGAACACCGGgcccggcgccgccgtcgccgggagGGTGAAGTGGCCGGGGTACCACGTGATGACCAGCCCGGCGGAGGCCAGCAACTTCACCGTCGCCGAGTTCATCGAGGGGAACATGTGGCTGCCGCCCACCGGCGTCAGGTTCACGTCCGGTCTCGCGTCTTGA